The Arthrobacter russicus genome has a segment encoding these proteins:
- a CDS encoding epoxide hydrolase family protein, with protein MSGAAPGRFVVELPDEDVARMLQLIDQERRRAPAPEAAWASAADCRGFDRLCDYWLNGFDWSAQQARLNEQPQFTLEVDGVLVHFVHQRAAGGPGIPLLLAHSWPSTFLEYLPLVPVLTNPSAYGIPGPGFDVVIPSLPGFGFSERPRGKAWSYAATAGLWHRLMQQLGYSEFAVSGTGFGAGVASMMAWQHPERMSALQLNSVDVPPPPSPEQALSTAELLALAQSGCWDAAAPAQPCGLVPKSNMLSFALADSPYSVAAWIVQRWRLWAGPAADLSEASDHDSLLTMLSLYWLTGTTGASILDFYDNRAEPPRLEPGQKITVPTAIGVFPDSAGNRGPDGAEFEWQKRLYRLERITEFPRIGSFGVIHDPQLLARELFQFVQDCAR; from the coding sequence GTGAGCGGAGCGGCCCCCGGACGGTTCGTCGTCGAGCTTCCGGACGAAGACGTCGCCAGGATGCTGCAGCTGATCGACCAGGAACGCCGTCGGGCGCCCGCGCCGGAGGCCGCTTGGGCGAGCGCGGCGGACTGCCGAGGCTTCGACCGGCTGTGCGATTACTGGTTGAACGGCTTCGACTGGTCCGCGCAACAAGCACGGCTGAACGAACAACCCCAGTTCACCCTGGAGGTCGACGGTGTGCTGGTGCATTTCGTCCACCAGCGTGCCGCCGGCGGGCCGGGGATCCCGCTGCTGCTGGCGCACAGCTGGCCCAGCACGTTCCTCGAATACCTGCCGCTGGTGCCGGTTCTGACCAATCCTTCGGCATACGGCATCCCGGGTCCCGGCTTCGATGTGGTGATCCCTTCGCTGCCGGGCTTCGGATTCTCCGAACGCCCCCGCGGCAAAGCGTGGAGCTACGCCGCCACCGCCGGTTTGTGGCACCGGCTGATGCAGCAGTTGGGCTATTCCGAGTTTGCCGTTTCGGGAACCGGATTCGGTGCCGGAGTGGCCTCGATGATGGCCTGGCAACATCCGGAACGGATGTCCGCTTTGCAATTGAACAGTGTGGACGTGCCCCCGCCGCCGAGCCCCGAGCAGGCTTTGTCGACCGCGGAACTCCTGGCTCTGGCGCAAAGCGGCTGCTGGGATGCGGCGGCACCGGCCCAGCCGTGTGGACTGGTGCCGAAGTCGAACATGCTTTCTTTTGCCCTGGCGGATTCGCCCTATTCGGTTGCCGCCTGGATCGTCCAGCGCTGGCGGTTGTGGGCCGGCCCAGCGGCCGATCTCTCCGAAGCCTCGGACCACGACTCGCTGTTGACCATGCTCAGCCTGTACTGGCTTACCGGGACCACTGGAGCGTCGATCCTCGACTTCTACGACAACCGGGCCGAGCCGCCGCGTCTGGAGCCCGGCCAGAAGATTACCGTGCCGACGGCGATCGGCGTGTTTCCGGATTCGGCCGGAAACCGGGGCCCCGACGGAGCGGAATTCGAGTGGCAGAAGCGGCTCTACCGGCTCGAACGAATCACCGAGTTCCCGCGGATCGGCAGCTTCGGAGTGATCCACGATCCGCAACTGCTGGCCCGGGAGCTGTTCCAGTTCGTCCAAGATTGCGCCCGATGA